From Nicotiana tabacum cultivar K326 chromosome 22, ASM71507v2, whole genome shotgun sequence, one genomic window encodes:
- the LOC107798759 gene encoding phospholipase A1 PLIP2, chloroplastic isoform X2 — protein MDSICLTGGIQGMAGPIAVAGTGALDVRATQFSTSAVGRSSAASMSVEKPSSSQRNKNTSWGFSFRYPLRSFWSGGKGRYDAIAVDDAVLMDEKEEKKDEEEGQNGNWVLKILHVRSLRSKDEDDDVGDKGGGGGVEDDVQENSGRQNSQCGGGDEECDVCSVDDDEEKFKFDRNSFSKLLKRVSLAEARLYAQMSYLGSLAYSIPQIKPENLLRNHGLQFVTSSLEKKEQALKAEKEKAEAEGQEKKENEVVQTQVEEKNTTNSVEGDMKTSGNRISASTAYHIAASAASYLHSHTKSILPFKSSNSVPNKDSSETTIGSGENVVGRNREVASFMATSDSVTSVVAAKEEVKQAVADDLNSNHSSPCEWFVCDDDESLTRFFVIQGSESLASWQANLFFEPIQFEGLDVMVHRGIYEAAKGMYEQMLPEVRSHLKSHGSCAKFRFTGHSLGGSLSLLLNLMLHIRGEVPPPSLLPVITFGAPSIMCGGDRLLRHLGLPRSHLQAITMHRDIVPRAFSCNYPNHVAEFLKAINGNFRNHPCLNNQKLLFAPMGEFLILQPDDKFSPNHDLLPSGSGLYLMSDPVSSSAEAEKQIRVAQSVFLNSPHPLEILSDRSAYGSGGTIQRDHDMNSYLKSVRNVIRQELNSIRKARRKQRRRVWWPLVAPSGVNAGIVVRRHVESGNMGRGQFNFAGILHSGKESLKRFSTLVASQHMHLLVVLLFPARLLIVGTFSMLNFR, from the exons ATGGATAGTATTTGTTTAACGGGAGGGATTCAAGGTATGGCGGGGCCGATCGCCGTCGCCGGCACCGGAGCCTTAGACGTCCGTGCAACCCAATTTAGTACATCCGCCGTTGGCCGTTCGTCGGCGGCGTCTATGTCGGTTGAAAAGCCATCTTCTTCTCAGAGGAATAAAAATACATCATGGGGTTTTTCATTTAGGTACCCACTTAGATCCTTTTGGTCAGGGGGTAAAGGAAGGTACGATGCAATAGCTGTAGACGACGCCGTATTGATGGATGAAAAGGAGGAGAAGAAAGATGAGGAGGAGGGGCAAAATGGGAATTGGGTATTGAAGATTTTGCATGTTAGGTCTCTGCGTAGTAAAGATGAGGATGATGATGTAGGGGACaagggtggtggtggtggtgttgaAGATGATGTTCAAGAAAACAGTGGACGGCAAAATAGTCAATGCGGTGGTGGGGATGAAGAGTGTGATGTGTGTTCtgtagatgatgatgaagaaaaatTCAAATTTGATAGAAATTCTTTTTCTAAGTTGCTAAAAAGGGTGTCATTAGCTGAAGCTAGATTGTATGCTCAGATGTCTTATTTGGGAAGTCTGGCTTATTCTATACCCCAAATTAAG CCAGAAAATTTATTGAGGAATCATGGATTGCAGTTTGTCACTTCTTCATTGGAGAAGAAAGAACAGGCATTGAAAGCTGAGAAAGAGAAGGCAGAAGCTGAAGGCCAGGAGAAGAAAGAGAATGAAGTTGTTCAAACTCAGGTAGAAGAAAAGAACACTACAAATTCAGTAGAAGGGGATATGAAGACCAGTGGGAACAGGATAAGTGCATCTACTGCTTACCATATAGCTGCCTCTGCAGCATCTTATCTGCACTCTCATACAAAGAGCATTCTTCCGTTTAAATCGTCCAACTCTGTGCCAAATAAAGATTCCTCTGAAACAACCATCGGAAGCGGTGAAAATGTAGTTGGAAGGAACAGGGAAGTTGCTTCTTTTATGGCGACCAGTGACTCAGTTACATCAGTAGTTGCTGCAAAGGAGGAAGTAAAGCAGGCTGTTGCAGACGACCTGAACTCGAATCATTCTTCACCCTGTGAGTGGTTCGTATGTGATGATGATGAGAGTTTGACAAGATTTTTTGTCATTCAG GGATCAGAGTCATTGGCATCATGGCAAGCAAATCTATTCTTTGAACCTATTCAATTTGAG GGTTTGGATGTGATGGTCCACAGAGGTATCTATGAAGCTGCAAAGGGAATGTACGAACAGATGCTGCCGGAAGTACGTTCACACCTTAAATCTCATGGTAGTTGTGCCAAATTCCGTTTCACTGGGCATTCCCTTGGTGGAAGTTTATCATTGCTCCTCAATCTCATGCTGCACATAAGGGGAGAAGTTCCTCCTCCTTCCTTGCTTCCTGTTATAACTTTTGGTGCACCGTCAATAATGTGCGGAGGAGACCGCCTCCTTCGCCACCTTGGCTTGCCTCGGAGTCATCTGCAGGCAATCACAATGCACCGAGACATTGTACCCCGAGCCTTCTCTTGCAATTATCCCAATCACGTTGCAGAATTTCTTAAAGCAATCAATGGAAACTTCCGCAATCATCCATGTCTGAATAATCAG AAGTTGTTGTTTGCTCCAATGGGGGAATTCTTAATTCTGCAGCCAGATGACAAGTTCTCTCCAAACCACGACCTGCTACCTTCAGGCTCCGGTCTGTATTTAATGAGCGATCCTGTATCAAGTTCAGCAGAGGCAGAAAAACAAATCCGAGTCGCTCAGTCTGTGTTTTTAAACTCACCCCACCCGCTTGAGATCCTAAGTGATCGCTCAGCCTATGGTTCTGGAGGAACAATACAAAGAGATCATGACATGAACTCGTACTTAAAATCTGTAAGAAACGTAATTCGCCAAGAGCTGAACAGTATCAGAAAAGCTCGGAGGAAGCAGAGGCGCAGAGTTTGGTGGCCATTGGTTGCACCAAGTGGGGTTAATGCTGGTATTGTTGTTAGAAGGCATGTGGAATCAGGTAATATGGGCCGTGGCCAGTTCAACTTTGCTGGCATTTTACATAGTGGAAAAGAGTCATTGAAGCGGTTCAGTACGCTAGTTGCATCGCAGCACATGCACTTGCTTGTGGTGCTTCTGTTTCCTGCACGGTTGCTTATCGTTGGGACTTTCAGCATGTTGAACTTCCGTTGA
- the LOC107798759 gene encoding phospholipase A1 PLIP2, chloroplastic isoform X1 codes for MDSICLTGGIQGMAGPIAVAGTGALDVRATQFSTSAVGRSSAASMSVEKPSSSQRNKNTSWGFSFRYPLRSFWSGGKGRYDAIAVDDAVLMDEKEEKKDEEEGQNGNWVLKILHVRSLRSKDEDDDVGDKGGGGGVEDDVQENSGRQNSQCGGGDEECDVCSVDDDEEKFKFDRNSFSKLLKRVSLAEARLYAQMSYLGSLAYSIPQIKKQCHLAAMLWDSMLLFLLVQPENLLRNHGLQFVTSSLEKKEQALKAEKEKAEAEGQEKKENEVVQTQVEEKNTTNSVEGDMKTSGNRISASTAYHIAASAASYLHSHTKSILPFKSSNSVPNKDSSETTIGSGENVVGRNREVASFMATSDSVTSVVAAKEEVKQAVADDLNSNHSSPCEWFVCDDDESLTRFFVIQGSESLASWQANLFFEPIQFEGLDVMVHRGIYEAAKGMYEQMLPEVRSHLKSHGSCAKFRFTGHSLGGSLSLLLNLMLHIRGEVPPPSLLPVITFGAPSIMCGGDRLLRHLGLPRSHLQAITMHRDIVPRAFSCNYPNHVAEFLKAINGNFRNHPCLNNQKLLFAPMGEFLILQPDDKFSPNHDLLPSGSGLYLMSDPVSSSAEAEKQIRVAQSVFLNSPHPLEILSDRSAYGSGGTIQRDHDMNSYLKSVRNVIRQELNSIRKARRKQRRRVWWPLVAPSGVNAGIVVRRHVESGNMGRGQFNFAGILHSGKESLKRFSTLVASQHMHLLVVLLFPARLLIVGTFSMLNFR; via the exons ATGGATAGTATTTGTTTAACGGGAGGGATTCAAGGTATGGCGGGGCCGATCGCCGTCGCCGGCACCGGAGCCTTAGACGTCCGTGCAACCCAATTTAGTACATCCGCCGTTGGCCGTTCGTCGGCGGCGTCTATGTCGGTTGAAAAGCCATCTTCTTCTCAGAGGAATAAAAATACATCATGGGGTTTTTCATTTAGGTACCCACTTAGATCCTTTTGGTCAGGGGGTAAAGGAAGGTACGATGCAATAGCTGTAGACGACGCCGTATTGATGGATGAAAAGGAGGAGAAGAAAGATGAGGAGGAGGGGCAAAATGGGAATTGGGTATTGAAGATTTTGCATGTTAGGTCTCTGCGTAGTAAAGATGAGGATGATGATGTAGGGGACaagggtggtggtggtggtgttgaAGATGATGTTCAAGAAAACAGTGGACGGCAAAATAGTCAATGCGGTGGTGGGGATGAAGAGTGTGATGTGTGTTCtgtagatgatgatgaagaaaaatTCAAATTTGATAGAAATTCTTTTTCTAAGTTGCTAAAAAGGGTGTCATTAGCTGAAGCTAGATTGTATGCTCAGATGTCTTATTTGGGAAGTCTGGCTTATTCTATACCCCAAATTAAG AAGCAATGTCATCTGGCAGCCATGTTATGGGATTCCATGCTTCTGTTTTTGTTGGTGCAGCCAGAAAATTTATTGAGGAATCATGGATTGCAGTTTGTCACTTCTTCATTGGAGAAGAAAGAACAGGCATTGAAAGCTGAGAAAGAGAAGGCAGAAGCTGAAGGCCAGGAGAAGAAAGAGAATGAAGTTGTTCAAACTCAGGTAGAAGAAAAGAACACTACAAATTCAGTAGAAGGGGATATGAAGACCAGTGGGAACAGGATAAGTGCATCTACTGCTTACCATATAGCTGCCTCTGCAGCATCTTATCTGCACTCTCATACAAAGAGCATTCTTCCGTTTAAATCGTCCAACTCTGTGCCAAATAAAGATTCCTCTGAAACAACCATCGGAAGCGGTGAAAATGTAGTTGGAAGGAACAGGGAAGTTGCTTCTTTTATGGCGACCAGTGACTCAGTTACATCAGTAGTTGCTGCAAAGGAGGAAGTAAAGCAGGCTGTTGCAGACGACCTGAACTCGAATCATTCTTCACCCTGTGAGTGGTTCGTATGTGATGATGATGAGAGTTTGACAAGATTTTTTGTCATTCAG GGATCAGAGTCATTGGCATCATGGCAAGCAAATCTATTCTTTGAACCTATTCAATTTGAG GGTTTGGATGTGATGGTCCACAGAGGTATCTATGAAGCTGCAAAGGGAATGTACGAACAGATGCTGCCGGAAGTACGTTCACACCTTAAATCTCATGGTAGTTGTGCCAAATTCCGTTTCACTGGGCATTCCCTTGGTGGAAGTTTATCATTGCTCCTCAATCTCATGCTGCACATAAGGGGAGAAGTTCCTCCTCCTTCCTTGCTTCCTGTTATAACTTTTGGTGCACCGTCAATAATGTGCGGAGGAGACCGCCTCCTTCGCCACCTTGGCTTGCCTCGGAGTCATCTGCAGGCAATCACAATGCACCGAGACATTGTACCCCGAGCCTTCTCTTGCAATTATCCCAATCACGTTGCAGAATTTCTTAAAGCAATCAATGGAAACTTCCGCAATCATCCATGTCTGAATAATCAG AAGTTGTTGTTTGCTCCAATGGGGGAATTCTTAATTCTGCAGCCAGATGACAAGTTCTCTCCAAACCACGACCTGCTACCTTCAGGCTCCGGTCTGTATTTAATGAGCGATCCTGTATCAAGTTCAGCAGAGGCAGAAAAACAAATCCGAGTCGCTCAGTCTGTGTTTTTAAACTCACCCCACCCGCTTGAGATCCTAAGTGATCGCTCAGCCTATGGTTCTGGAGGAACAATACAAAGAGATCATGACATGAACTCGTACTTAAAATCTGTAAGAAACGTAATTCGCCAAGAGCTGAACAGTATCAGAAAAGCTCGGAGGAAGCAGAGGCGCAGAGTTTGGTGGCCATTGGTTGCACCAAGTGGGGTTAATGCTGGTATTGTTGTTAGAAGGCATGTGGAATCAGGTAATATGGGCCGTGGCCAGTTCAACTTTGCTGGCATTTTACATAGTGGAAAAGAGTCATTGAAGCGGTTCAGTACGCTAGTTGCATCGCAGCACATGCACTTGCTTGTGGTGCTTCTGTTTCCTGCACGGTTGCTTATCGTTGGGACTTTCAGCATGTTGAACTTCCGTTGA